GCCCGGGGCGGAAGGGAGAGCCGATGGTCCGCCTTCGCTCCGGTCGTGCAGGGGACGCTCTCCACGACATAGAGCCGGTTCGTCCGGCCTTCCTCGATGCGGCGCGCGGCGGCGAACTCGCGCGCGTGGAGGAGCGCGGCCGGGTCGTCGTCGAGGAGGTCGGCGTCGAGCGAGAAGACGATCGCGGCGGAGGCGAGATCGAGATGCGCGCGGAGCGGCTTGCCGAAGGCGATCCTCAAGCCTTCGCGCGCATGGTCCATCGAGAGAGGGTCGTACTCGAACCAGAGCGCCTCGGGGAGCTCCGCGGCGAGGCGGCGGCGGAGACGCGCCACGCATTCGGAGCCGGTCGGTTCGGAGAGAAACGCGAGGCGCGCGCCCCGCGTCGCGCGAAGATCGCGAACGAGGTCTTCCGTCCACGCGAGAAAATCGCCCCACACAACGGAACGTTCGCTTCTCCCCTCGCGCCATATCGGCGTTCGGGTCCGGTCCGGATCGTAGAGGTCGAGC
This genomic interval from Candidatus Eisenbacteria bacterium contains the following:
- a CDS encoding TAT-variant-translocated molybdopterin oxidoreductase produces the protein MPSMNERGGYWRSLGELAGTPAFRLKLEREFAEGAVDAPGAFTRRRFLQLMGASVALAGFSGCRWPKEKIVPYAHRPEGWVPGEALRFATSGELRGCARGLLATSVDGRPIKIDGNENDPIGRGASSAIDQASVLDLYDPDRTRTPIWREGRSERSVVWGDFLAWTEDLVRDLRATRGARLAFLSEPTGSECVARLRRRLAAELPEALWFEYDPLSMDHAREGLRIAFGKPLRAHLDLASAAIVFSLDADLLDDDPAALLHAREFAAARRIEEGRTNRLYVVESVPCTTGAKADHRLSLPPRA